One window of the Salminus brasiliensis chromosome 1, fSalBra1.hap2, whole genome shotgun sequence genome contains the following:
- the gja1b gene encoding gap junction alpha-1 protein, whose product MGDWSALGRLLDKVQAYSTAGGKVWLSVLFIFRILVLGTAVESAWGDEQSAFKCNTQQPGCENVCYDKSFPISHVRFWVLQIIFVSTPTLLYLAHVFYLMRKEQKLNRKEEELKAVQNDGGDVDVPLKKIELKKLKHGLEEHGKVKMKGALLRTYVVSILFKSLFEIGFLVIQWYIYGFSLSTVYTCERSPCPHRVDCFLSRPTEKTVFIIFMLVVSLVSLLLNVIELFYVFFKRIKDRVKGKQNTYPSGGTLSPTPKELSTTKYAYYNGCSSPTAPLSPMSPPGYKLATGERTNSCRNYNKQANEQNWANYSTEQNRLGQNGSTISNSHAQAFDYPDDTQEHKKITPGHELQPLALMDPRPCSRASSRMSSRARPDDLDV is encoded by the coding sequence ATGGGTGACTGGAGCGCTTTGGGAAGGCTCCTTGACAAGGTGCAGGCGTACTCCACAGCCGGAGGCAAGGTCTGGCTCTCTGTTCTCTTCATCTTCCGGATCCTAGTCCTGGGGACAGCTGTGGAGTCGGCTTGGGGTGACGAACAGTCTGCCTTCAAGTGCAATACCCAGCAGCCTGGTTGCGAGAACGTGTGCTATGACAAGTCCTTCCCCATCTCGCATGTGCGTTTCTGGGTGCTTCAGATCATCTTTGTGTCCACGCCCACGCTCCTGTACCTGGCACATGTCTTCTACCTTATGCGCAAGGAGCAGAAGCTCAACCGCAAGGAGGAAGAGCTGAAGGCCGTGCAGAATGACGGCGGGGACGTGGACGTTCCTCTGAAGAAGATTGAGCTGAAGAAGCTCAAGCATGGCCTGGAGGAGCATGGCAAGGTGAAGATGAAGGGGGCTCTGCTGCGCACGTACGTCGTCAGCATCCTATTCAAGTCTCTCTTTGAGATTGGCTTCCTGGTGATCCAGTGGTATATCTATGGCTTCAGCCTGTCTACTGTGTACACCTGTGAGCGCTCGCCATGTCCTCACAGGGTGGACTGCTTCTTGTCCAGGCCCACCGAGAAGACTGTCTTCATTATCTTCATGTTGGTGGTCTCACTGGTCTCCCTGCTGCTCAATGTCATTGAGCTCTTCTATGTGTTCTTCAAGCGGATCAAGGACCGCGTCAAGGGCAAGCAGAACACATATCCATCCGGTGGCACCCTGAGCCCCACGCCAAAGGAGTTGTCCACCACCAAGTACGCCTACTACAACGGATGTTCCTCGCCCACGGCTCCACTGTCACCCATGTCACCCCCAGGCTACAAGCTAGCCACAGGCGAAAGGACCAACTCCTGCCGCAACTACAACAAGCAGGCCAACGAGCAAAACTGGGCCAACTACAGCACCGAGCAGAACCGGCTGGGGCAGAATGGCAGCACCATTTCTAACTCGCACGCCCAAGCCTTCGACTACCCCGACGACACGCAGGAGCACAAGAAAATCACGCCGGGCCATGAGCTGCAGCCCCTGGCCCTGATGGATCCACGACCATGCAGCCGAGCTAGCAGCCGCATGAGCAGTCGAGCAAGGCCGGATGACCTGGATGTCTAG